From Methanobrevibacter boviskoreani JH1, one genomic window encodes:
- the fdhF gene encoding formate dehydrogenase subunit alpha: protein MVEIKYVPTICPFCGTGCGLNLVVKDGKVCGVEPWKRNPVNSGKLCPKGNFSYQFINREDRLTTPLIRENGELREATWDEALTKVANKLNEVKAEDPNKIGFYACARSPNENIYVTQKFARVAVGTHNVDHCARICHGPTVAGLANTFGSGAMTNGFDSIEQSDYIIVIGANSMEAHPLFGRKLIRAKENNGAKIVVIDPRYTPTARIADVYLEFKTGTDVALLNGMMKIIIDEGLEDKEFIKNRTKNYEAFKEVVEKYDLDTVAEITEADKDLIKQIAIDYAKADKAAIVYSLGITEHSHGVDNVMSTANMAMLTGNLGREGTGVNPLRGQNNVQGACDMGALPTDYAGYRKVKDPETTAWMNDYWGVNMSTTPGLTLVEMMNAAYDGDLKVLYIPGEDPMLSDADINHTRKALANLDMLIVQDLFLTDTAQVADVVFPAAGWGEQDGTFTNGERRVQRVRKAQDPPGEAMLDWKIMEALAQKMGPDAHPEQFHYETAQDIWEEIREVAPVMHGITSDRLDTPEACHWPCLSEDDPCGPLMYEEKFSHPDGLAIFQPLEHLGPVEKTDEEYPLLLTTTRLLFHYHAAMTRRCETLDNEVKTGYIEISTEDANKLGILDKEIVRASSRRGTIDIPARVTDDIKPGIVNIPMHFSECAANMLTNSDSFDPKSKMVELKACAIKVEKIEE, encoded by the coding sequence ATGGTTGAGATTAAATATGTTCCAACTATATGTCCATTTTGTGGAACTGGTTGTGGACTAAACCTCGTCGTTAAGGACGGTAAAGTCTGTGGTGTTGAACCATGGAAAAGAAACCCTGTTAACTCAGGAAAATTATGTCCAAAAGGAAACTTTTCATATCAATTTATTAATAGAGAAGATAGATTAACTACTCCTTTAATTAGGGAAAACGGAGAATTAAGAGAAGCTACTTGGGATGAAGCTTTAACTAAAGTTGCAAATAAATTAAACGAAGTAAAAGCTGAAGATCCTAATAAAATTGGTTTCTATGCATGTGCACGTTCACCTAACGAAAACATCTATGTGACACAGAAATTTGCAAGGGTAGCAGTTGGTACTCATAATGTAGATCACTGTGCACGTATTTGTCACGGTCCTACAGTAGCAGGACTTGCTAACACCTTTGGTTCAGGTGCTATGACTAATGGATTTGATTCCATTGAACAATCAGATTACATTATTGTTATCGGTGCAAACAGTATGGAAGCTCACCCATTGTTTGGACGTAAATTAATTAGGGCAAAAGAAAATAACGGTGCAAAAATTGTAGTAATCGATCCTCGTTATACCCCTACTGCAAGAATTGCTGATGTATACCTTGAATTTAAAACAGGTACTGATGTGGCTTTATTAAATGGTATGATGAAAATCATCATAGATGAAGGTCTTGAAGATAAAGAGTTCATCAAGAACAGAACCAAAAACTATGAGGCATTTAAGGAAGTTGTTGAAAAATACGACTTAGACACTGTTGCTGAAATCACTGAAGCTGATAAAGACTTAATTAAACAAATTGCAATTGACTATGCTAAAGCTGATAAAGCAGCTATCGTATACTCATTAGGTATTACCGAACACTCACACGGTGTAGATAACGTAATGTCCACTGCTAACATGGCAATGTTAACCGGTAACCTCGGTAGAGAAGGTACTGGTGTAAACCCATTAAGAGGACAAAACAACGTACAAGGTGCTTGTGATATGGGTGCATTACCTACTGATTATGCAGGTTATCGTAAAGTAAAAGATCCTGAAACTACTGCCTGGATGAATGATTACTGGGGAGTAAATATGAGTACAACTCCAGGATTAACTTTAGTTGAAATGATGAATGCTGCATACGACGGTGATTTAAAAGTCTTATACATACCTGGTGAAGACCCTATGTTATCTGATGCTGATATTAACCATACTAGAAAGGCATTAGCTAACTTGGACATGTTGATTGTACAAGATTTATTCTTGACTGATACTGCACAAGTAGCAGATGTTGTATTCCCTGCAGCAGGATGGGGTGAACAAGACGGTACTTTCACTAATGGTGAAAGACGTGTTCAAAGAGTCCGTAAGGCTCAAGACCCACCTGGTGAAGCTATGTTAGATTGGAAGATTATGGAAGCTTTAGCTCAAAAAATGGGACCAGACGCACATCCTGAACAATTCCATTATGAAACTGCTCAAGATATTTGGGAAGAAATCAGAGAAGTTGCACCAGTTATGCATGGTATTACCTCTGATAGATTAGATACTCCTGAAGCATGTCACTGGCCTTGTTTAAGTGAAGATGATCCATGTGGTCCATTAATGTATGAAGAAAAATTCTCACATCCTGATGGATTAGCTATATTCCAACCTCTAGAACACTTAGGACCTGTTGAAAAAACTGATGAAGAATATCCTTTACTCTTAACTACTACACGTCTTTTATTCCATTACCATGCAGCAATGACTAGAAGATGTGAAACTTTAGATAATGAGGTAAAAACAGGATATATTGAAATAAGTACTGAAGATGCTAATAAATTAGGTATTCTTGATAAAGAAATAGTAAGAGCAAGTTCAAGAAGAGGAACTATTGATATCCCTGCTAGAGTTACTGATGATATTAAACCTGGTATTGTTAATATCCCTATGCACTTTTCAGAATGTGCTGCAAATATGTTAACTAACTCTGATTCATTTGATCCTAAATCTAAAATGGTAGAACTTAAAGCTTGTGCTATTAAAGTTGAAAAAATCGAGGAGTAG
- the mobB gene encoding molybdopterin-guanine dinucleotide biosynthesis protein B produces MRIISVVGKKDTGKTSLTVRIIKELTDRGYKVASIKHSHHQMEMDHEGTDTYKHTEAGSQFTVGVGARTYFNIDEVFSLERLLFLIKMIEEPDFVVIEGFKNYNYPKISTSPELEDDYTMALVDAKNISDDEVKELVDKAELIGYDIVPTLFTKDCGYHDGESIGKAIINGDLDYEYDKQADVSLSIDGTVIGLNEFVNDFLKDTILGMLKSLKIEEYGVKDIKDIQINIKNKK; encoded by the coding sequence ATGAGAATAATATCAGTGGTAGGTAAAAAAGATACGGGAAAAACCTCATTAACTGTCCGTATCATTAAGGAGTTAACAGACAGAGGATATAAAGTTGCTAGTATTAAACATTCCCATCATCAAATGGAAATGGATCATGAAGGAACAGATACATATAAGCACACAGAAGCGGGATCCCAATTTACAGTAGGTGTTGGTGCTAGAACATACTTTAATATTGACGAGGTATTTTCATTGGAAAGACTATTGTTTTTAATAAAAATGATAGAAGAACCTGATTTTGTAGTAATTGAAGGATTTAAGAACTATAATTATCCAAAAATCTCAACATCACCAGAACTTGAAGATGACTATACAATGGCACTTGTAGACGCCAAAAACATTAGCGATGATGAGGTAAAGGAACTGGTTGATAAGGCTGAGCTTATTGGATACGACATTGTACCAACCTTATTTACTAAAGACTGCGGATACCATGATGGAGAATCCATAGGTAAAGCAATCATTAATGGAGATTTGGACTACGAATATGATAAACAAGCGGATGTCAGTTTATCTATAGACGGAACTGTAATCGGATTAAATGAATTTGTAAATGATTTTCTAAAAGATACAATTCTAGGAATGTTAAAATCTTTAAAAATTGAAGAATATGGCGTTAAGGATATCAAAGACATTCAGATTAACATTAAAAACAAGAAATAG
- a CDS encoding heavy-metal-associated domain-containing protein: protein MAKETKEVSVVGMHCPNCVKAVELSLTDLDGVDNAKASLEDNNVIIDYDTDKVTDADIEEAVEDAGFKVD from the coding sequence ATGGCAAAAGAAACTAAAGAAGTAAGTGTTGTAGGAATGCATTGTCCTAACTGTGTAAAAGCTGTTGAATTATCTTTAACCGATTTAGACGGTGTAGATAATGCTAAAGCAAGTTTAGAAGATAATAATGTAATCATTGACTATGATACTGATAAAGTAACTGATGCTGATATTGAAGAAGCTGTAGAGGATGCAGGATTTAAAGTAGATTAA
- the moaA gene encoding GTP 3',8-cyclase MoaA, with protein MTVKDNYDRPIISFRMSITNRCNVNCLYCHHDGMLPSSEEMTPDEIAKISEVAKTLGVKKIRISGGEPLIRKDIVEIIDKINKIGFKDISITTNGTYLAKYAEDLKDAGLNRVNVSLDTLNRDTYKFITHKDYLQSVKEGILKAVDVGLYPVKINMVLMKDINQDEVWEMFDFCREHGLILQIIELMESESCEDNNVFSKKYHYNINPIEEKLAKIADGVKVREFMQDRRKYYIGNGEIEIVKPMDNTRFCKNCSRLRLTPSGKIKPCLLRNDNLTDIIGPLRNGASDDELREIFLTGINKREPYYNDNRQ; from the coding sequence ATGACTGTTAAAGATAACTATGATAGACCTATAATCTCTTTTAGAATGTCTATTACAAATAGATGCAATGTTAATTGCTTATATTGCCATCATGACGGTATGCTTCCATCAAGTGAAGAGATGACACCAGATGAGATTGCTAAGATATCCGAAGTTGCAAAAACATTAGGAGTTAAAAAAATAAGGATTTCAGGTGGAGAGCCGTTAATTAGAAAAGACATTGTTGAAATTATTGATAAAATCAATAAAATTGGATTTAAAGACATTTCAATCACAACAAACGGTACTTATCTTGCCAAATATGCGGAAGATTTAAAAGATGCAGGATTAAACCGTGTGAATGTTAGTCTTGACACATTAAACAGAGACACCTATAAGTTCATAACCCACAAGGATTATCTTCAAAGTGTAAAAGAGGGTATTCTTAAAGCCGTTGATGTAGGTCTTTACCCTGTTAAAATCAATATGGTCTTAATGAAGGACATTAATCAGGATGAAGTATGGGAAATGTTTGATTTCTGTCGTGAACATGGCCTTATTCTACAGATTATAGAACTTATGGAAAGCGAAAGCTGTGAGGACAACAATGTTTTCAGCAAGAAATACCATTATAATATAAACCCAATTGAGGAAAAGCTTGCTAAGATTGCAGATGGTGTTAAAGTCCGTGAATTTATGCAGGATCGCCGTAAATATTATATCGGCAATGGCGAGATTGAGATTGTAAAACCAATGGACAATACAAGATTCTGTAAGAACTGTTCAAGACTTAGACTTACACCATCTGGCAAAATTAAACCATGTTTACTTAGAAACGATAACCTAACTGATATAATTGGACCTTTGAGAAATGGTGCATCTGATGATGAGTTAAGAGAAATATTTCTAACAGGTATTAATAAAAGAGAACCTTATTACAATGATAATAGACAATAA
- a CDS encoding Coenzyme F420 hydrogenase/dehydrogenase, beta subunit C-terminal domain, giving the protein MTFKVNDMAYAYSANDAIKEKGEYGGAVTTIMKYLLEEGIVDAVVAVEEGWDLYDAQPILITDPEDVIKSAGSLHCGTLNLAKFLSKYLDGARDMKVAITCKPCDAMTIRELMRKGKIIEDNVIMIGVNCGGTMPPVDTIKMIKEVYEMDPTKIVKEEIEKGKLVMGYADGTEKAFKIDDLEKEGKGRRENCQRCTMNIPTNADLALGNWGVIGELSGKATFVEVCSEKGADILTKVTDAGLIEVAEPIPKGVEIREKIDNVMVKNASKQREKDFAGTTGDILDVLKMYKGQLSKCMKCYGCREACPLCYCEDCCLEADGPEWVPGGYTPAAPFFHLTRMVHMADACTNCGQCSEVCPCEIPVSKIWATVNQKIRDEFDYYSGIDNTDTPLPFTEFEDTGTRDYLKRGLKY; this is encoded by the coding sequence ATGACATTCAAAGTAAATGATATGGCATATGCATACTCTGCTAATGATGCAATTAAAGAAAAAGGAGAATATGGTGGAGCAGTTACAACAATCATGAAATACTTACTTGAAGAGGGTATCGTTGATGCTGTTGTTGCTGTAGAAGAAGGATGGGATTTATATGATGCACAACCAATTCTTATTACTGACCCTGAAGATGTAATCAAATCTGCAGGTTCCCTTCACTGCGGTACATTAAACTTAGCTAAATTCTTAAGTAAATACTTAGATGGTGCAAGAGACATGAAAGTAGCAATCACCTGTAAACCTTGTGATGCTATGACCATTAGGGAATTAATGAGAAAAGGTAAGATTATTGAAGACAACGTAATCATGATTGGTGTAAACTGTGGAGGAACTATGCCTCCTGTAGATACCATTAAAATGATTAAAGAAGTCTATGAAATGGATCCTACCAAGATTGTAAAAGAGGAAATTGAAAAAGGTAAACTTGTAATGGGTTATGCCGACGGAACTGAAAAGGCATTTAAAATAGATGACCTTGAAAAAGAAGGTAAAGGTAGACGTGAAAACTGTCAAAGATGTACCATGAACATCCCAACCAATGCAGATTTAGCATTAGGTAACTGGGGGGTTATTGGAGAATTATCTGGTAAAGCTACCTTTGTAGAGGTTTGTTCTGAAAAGGGTGCAGATATTTTAACTAAGGTAACCGATGCAGGACTTATTGAAGTTGCTGAACCTATTCCAAAAGGTGTTGAAATCCGTGAGAAAATCGATAATGTAATGGTTAAAAATGCTTCAAAACAAAGAGAAAAAGACTTCGCTGGTACCACTGGTGATATTCTTGATGTTTTAAAGATGTATAAAGGCCAATTATCCAAATGTATGAAATGTTACGGATGTCGTGAAGCATGTCCACTTTGTTATTGTGAAGACTGCTGTCTTGAAGCAGACGGTCCTGAATGGGTACCTGGTGGATACACCCCTGCAGCACCATTCTTCCATTTAACTCGTATGGTACATATGGCAGATGCTTGTACTAACTGTGGCCAATGTAGTGAAGTATGTCCATGTGAAATTCCAGTATCTAAAATCTGGGCTACTGTTAACCAAAAAATCAGAGATGAATTTGATTACTACAGTGGTATTGATAACACCGATACACCATTACCATTTACCGAGTTCGAAGATACCGGTACTAGGGATTACTTAAAAAGAGGATTAAAATACTAA
- a CDS encoding DUF126 domain-containing protein translates to MIHCRKIAKGKAEGELLVSSEPISFLGGVDPETGKVIDIKHELKGQSIKDKILFIPGGKGSTVGSYVIFQMMKNNTAPKAIICLKAEPIIATGAIMSDIPMVDSPDNTDQLVNGRRVEVNSDEETITLL, encoded by the coding sequence ATGATACATTGTAGAAAGATAGCAAAAGGTAAAGCGGAAGGAGAATTGCTTGTAAGTAGTGAGCCTATCAGTTTTTTAGGTGGGGTAGATCCTGAAACCGGTAAAGTTATAGATATCAAACATGAATTGAAAGGCCAATCCATTAAAGATAAGATATTGTTTATTCCAGGTGGTAAGGGTTCCACAGTAGGCTCTTATGTGATTTTTCAGATGATGAAAAACAACACCGCACCAAAGGCTATTATATGTCTTAAAGCAGAACCAATTATTGCCACAGGAGCTATTATGTCAGATATTCCAATGGTGGATTCACCGGATAACACTGACCAGTTAGTTAATGGTAGAAGAGTGGAAGTAAACAGTGATGAGGAAACCATTACATTATTATGA
- a CDS encoding DUF362 domain-containing protein: MVDNMPKHIASGLKYKAAVELKSRGFTHKEIAEKLDIDRSTVSHYLNGSNLSWGSIEVADTIINMCPKDFLSMVQVLFKDLDNIRTMVSILKDKEYKTIITNSCIGCGLCVDLCVMKAIKLDSLKAKIESDLCCGCLTCEEECPTHSIRILEVNK; this comes from the coding sequence ATGGTAGATAATATGCCGAAACATATAGCATCTGGTCTTAAATACAAGGCTGCAGTTGAGTTAAAAAGTAGGGGTTTTACTCATAAAGAGATTGCTGAAAAGCTAGATATTGATCGTTCTACTGTTTCACATTATCTTAATGGTAGTAACTTATCTTGGGGCTCTATTGAAGTTGCAGATACAATTATAAATATGTGTCCTAAAGATTTTTTATCAATGGTGCAGGTCTTGTTTAAAGATTTGGATAATATCCGTACTATGGTTTCTATTCTTAAGGATAAGGAATATAAAACCATTATTACGAATTCATGTATTGGCTGCGGATTATGTGTAGATTTATGTGTAATGAAGGCTATTAAACTAGATTCATTAAAAGCCAAAATAGAATCTGATTTATGCTGTGGATGTCTTACTTGTGAAGAAGAATGTCCTACACATTCAATCAGAATTTTGGAGGTTAATAAATGA
- a CDS encoding class I SAM-dependent methyltransferase has product MAGKANMTPANGHRVQGFSSESFLDANEIINSLNLKGDENFMDAGCGDGHASIEALKILNDNGTVYAVDIYGPSIEDLSKYKDEHDISNLIPLVGDLTDHVDVDDDSMDVILMINVFHGFKAVRKLDETVEELKRIIKPGGKIAIMDYKKQETRHGPPYPVRSSPEELEELFNKHGLKLVSLNDDTGEDIEQGKSHYLIVFTK; this is encoded by the coding sequence ATGGCAGGAAAAGCTAACATGACTCCAGCAAATGGACATAGGGTTCAAGGTTTTTCAAGTGAGTCATTTTTAGATGCAAATGAGATTATCAATAGTTTAAATCTTAAAGGTGATGAGAATTTTATGGATGCAGGTTGTGGGGACGGACATGCATCAATTGAGGCTTTAAAAATATTGAATGATAATGGAACAGTATATGCAGTAGATATATATGGGCCATCTATAGAAGATTTAAGTAAATATAAGGATGAACATGATATTTCAAATTTAATTCCACTTGTCGGAGATTTAACAGATCATGTGGATGTTGATGATGACTCAATGGATGTTATTTTGATGATCAATGTTTTCCATGGTTTTAAAGCAGTTAGAAAATTAGATGAAACTGTTGAGGAACTAAAGAGAATTATAAAACCTGGTGGAAAAATAGCAATTATGGACTATAAAAAACAAGAAACAAGACATGGTCCTCCATATCCAGTTAGAAGTAGTCCTGAGGAATTGGAAGAATTATTCAACAAACATGGACTTAAATTAGTATCATTAAATGATGATACAGGTGAGGATATCGAACAAGGTAAATCCCACTATTTAATTGTCTTTACAAAGTAG
- a CDS encoding formate/nitrite transporter family protein, which produces MSSLKSPKEVAVAVANTGGAKANTSVGDAILLSFLAGAYIAFGGLLAEIANAGMTAAGYPIGLSKFVFGAVFPVGLIMVIICGSDLFTGNCLYMTMGALSGKNSWGGLGKNWVISWIFNLVGGLFVAYVLAYCTGIMSADPFKAGAVTVATTKALGGAKFMAAGKATASLTWTQAFLRGIGCNWLVCLACWLAVASDDVIGKIFGIWFPIMAFVTIGFEHSVANMFFIPLGIFCGAKITWADMFVNNLIPVTIGNIVGGALFVACIYYLVYIRE; this is translated from the coding sequence ATGAGTTCATTAAAATCTCCTAAAGAAGTAGCTGTAGCAGTAGCAAATACTGGTGGAGCAAAAGCTAATACTTCTGTAGGTGACGCAATATTATTAAGTTTTCTTGCAGGTGCATACATTGCATTCGGTGGATTATTAGCTGAGATTGCAAATGCAGGAATGACAGCTGCAGGATATCCAATTGGTTTAAGCAAATTTGTATTCGGGGCAGTGTTCCCTGTAGGTTTAATAATGGTTATTATTTGTGGATCTGACTTATTCACTGGAAACTGTCTATACATGACCATGGGTGCATTAAGTGGTAAAAACTCATGGGGAGGATTAGGTAAAAACTGGGTTATTAGTTGGATTTTCAACTTAGTTGGTGGATTATTTGTAGCATATGTATTAGCATATTGTACTGGAATTATGTCTGCTGACCCATTTAAAGCTGGAGCAGTAACTGTAGCTACTACTAAAGCATTAGGTGGTGCAAAATTCATGGCTGCTGGAAAAGCAACTGCATCACTCACATGGACACAAGCTTTCCTTAGAGGAATCGGTTGTAACTGGCTTGTATGTCTAGCTTGTTGGTTAGCTGTTGCATCTGATGATGTAATAGGTAAAATCTTCGGTATCTGGTTCCCAATTATGGCTTTCGTTACTATCGGATTTGAGCACAGTGTAGCAAATATGTTCTTCATTCCTTTAGGTATTTTCTGTGGTGCTAAAATTACCTGGGCTGATATGTTTGTAAACAACTTAATTCCTGTAACTATTGGTAACATAGTTGGAGGGGCACTATTTGTAGCTTGTATATACTACCTTGTTTATATTAGAGAATAA
- a CDS encoding heavy metal translocating P-type ATPase — protein sequence MAKTKTMDLPIEGMHCASCAVSIEKSLNNVEGINEASVDLNSEKAHVVMDSKKVSIDDIDKTVSGLGYKVRTDEVKLRTHGMHCASCVLTIEKGLMRKDGVFKVHADLTTGIVTVEYDHNQISVDEMGKAIEDFGFEYLGLEGDLNEHDEEEIYEKDLKEKRNRIVVGLVFSGLLMYIMYAHVMVPYLTMGELSLIISIIPFIYVAYPIVKAGLTGVFHKSLNMDVMYTMGILVAYGSSVLGTFGIVLDSSFMLYDTALMLPAFLMIGRYLEAKAKRRTSSSIKSLIGLQPKTAIKVTIDERGNTLSEEEIPIENIQIDDILLVKPGEKVPADSEVVVGKSYVDESMINGEPVPKLKEKGEDVFAGTINQDGIIKIQAKKIGKDTLLSQIIELVERAQSSKPPVQGFADRVVSVFIPVIITIALVVFALWYFVLGSTLLFALTTMISILVVACPCALGLATPTAVTVGVGRAAEYGILIKNGETLETSEKVNVAVFDKTGTITQGKPEVVDVVTLNDSDVDVLSYVTSIEKNSNHPIANAIVDYGTEKNTNVLDVEDFENVTGKGLKGFINDEEVLVGNKALLEANGVEISSDNLEEFDKFVSEAKTAVFLAVNKKVSGILTLMDKIKDNSANAISQLHDMDIDTYMVTGDNGKTAHVVADKVGIDHVVSDVLPNEKLDKVEELQKDNEKGRVLFVGDGINDAPAITGADIGIALGEGTDVAMESGDIVLMEGDLENVVASVQISKKVMTRIKENIFWAFAYNAILIPLAAGVLYPAYGILFRPEFSALAMALSSVTVISLSLLLKSYVPPVKKASQN from the coding sequence ATGGCTAAGACAAAAACAATGGATCTTCCAATTGAGGGAATGCATTGCGCATCATGTGCTGTTTCAATTGAAAAATCACTTAATAATGTGGAAGGTATTAATGAGGCTAGTGTCGATTTAAACTCTGAGAAGGCACATGTTGTAATGGATTCTAAGAAAGTGTCCATTGATGATATTGATAAAACTGTAAGTGGTCTTGGTTATAAGGTTAGGACCGATGAAGTTAAACTTAGAACTCATGGTATGCATTGTGCGTCATGTGTTCTAACTATTGAAAAGGGTTTAATGAGAAAGGATGGTGTATTCAAGGTTCATGCCGATTTGACTACTGGTATTGTGACTGTTGAATATGACCATAATCAAATCTCTGTAGATGAGATGGGAAAGGCCATAGAGGATTTCGGTTTCGAATATCTTGGACTTGAGGGAGACCTTAACGAGCATGATGAAGAGGAAATCTATGAGAAGGACCTTAAAGAAAAAAGAAATAGGATCGTTGTAGGTTTGGTCTTTTCAGGACTCTTGATGTACATCATGTATGCACATGTGATGGTTCCATACCTAACTATGGGTGAATTATCATTGATCATATCAATTATTCCATTTATCTATGTGGCATATCCGATTGTTAAGGCAGGTCTTACCGGTGTATTCCATAAGAGTCTTAATATGGACGTAATGTATACCATGGGTATACTGGTAGCATACGGATCCAGTGTTCTTGGAACATTTGGAATCGTACTGGATTCAAGTTTCATGTTATATGATACTGCTTTAATGCTTCCTGCATTTCTAATGATTGGTAGGTATCTAGAAGCTAAAGCTAAAAGAAGAACCTCTTCATCAATTAAATCATTAATAGGTCTTCAGCCTAAAACAGCTATTAAGGTTACAATTGATGAGAGGGGAAACACATTAAGTGAAGAGGAAATACCTATTGAAAATATCCAAATAGATGATATCCTGCTTGTCAAACCTGGTGAAAAGGTTCCTGCAGACAGTGAAGTAGTGGTAGGTAAATCCTATGTGGACGAATCAATGATCAATGGTGAACCTGTACCAAAACTTAAGGAAAAGGGTGAGGATGTATTTGCAGGTACTATAAATCAGGACGGTATCATAAAGATACAGGCTAAGAAGATAGGTAAGGACACTCTCCTATCACAAATCATTGAACTTGTAGAAAGAGCACAATCCTCAAAACCACCTGTTCAAGGATTTGCAGATAGGGTAGTTAGTGTATTTATACCTGTGATCATCACAATCGCACTTGTGGTATTCGCTTTATGGTACTTTGTATTAGGCTCAACCTTATTGTTTGCACTTACTACAATGATTTCAATATTGGTTGTGGCATGTCCATGTGCGTTAGGACTTGCAACTCCTACTGCTGTGACTGTAGGTGTTGGAAGGGCAGCAGAATACGGAATCCTTATTAAAAATGGTGAAACCTTGGAAACATCTGAGAAGGTAAACGTTGCAGTATTTGATAAAACCGGAACTATCACCCAGGGAAAACCTGAGGTTGTTGATGTGGTAACATTAAATGACTCAGATGTTGATGTCTTATCCTATGTTACAAGTATTGAGAAAAACTCCAACCACCCAATTGCAAATGCAATTGTAGACTATGGTACTGAAAAAAATACCAATGTATTGGATGTTGAGGACTTTGAGAATGTGACAGGTAAGGGACTTAAGGGATTCATTAATGACGAAGAGGTTTTGGTTGGAAACAAGGCTTTACTTGAAGCAAATGGTGTGGAAATATCATCTGACAATCTTGAAGAATTTGATAAGTTTGTATCTGAAGCAAAAACAGCTGTTTTCCTAGCTGTTAATAAGAAGGTTTCCGGAATCTTAACCTTAATGGATAAGATTAAAGATAACTCTGCAAATGCAATTAGCCAACTTCATGATATGGATATCGACACCTATATGGTAACAGGTGACAATGGTAAAACCGCACATGTTGTGGCAGATAAGGTTGGAATAGATCATGTTGTAAGTGACGTTCTTCCTAATGAAAAATTAGACAAGGTTGAAGAGCTTCAAAAGGACAATGAGAAAGGTAGGGTCCTGTTTGTTGGTGATGGAATAAATGACGCACCGGCTATTACAGGTGCAGACATTGGTATTGCATTAGGTGAAGGTACCGATGTTGCTATGGAAAGTGGTGATATAGTACTTATGGAAGGTGATCTTGAAAATGTTGTTGCTTCTGTCCAAATATCTAAGAAGGTAATGACTAGAATTAAGGAAAACATTTTCTGGGCATTTGCATATAACGCAATCTTAATCCCACTTGCGGCTGGAGTATTATATCCTGCTTATGGTATACTTTTCAGACCAGAGTTTTCCGCATTAGCAATGGCATTAAGTTCTGTTACAGTAATTAGTTTATCATTACTACTTAAATCATATGTTCCACCTGTTAAAAAAGCAAGTCAAAATTAA